One region of Salvia miltiorrhiza cultivar Shanhuang (shh) chromosome 3, IMPLAD_Smil_shh, whole genome shotgun sequence genomic DNA includes:
- the LOC131016902 gene encoding F-box/kelch-repeat protein At3g23880-like — MNEKKVQQFLSRSARIGGRRRRRGQRRRNQQSFHLPEQIIEEILSRIAVKSLLRLRCVSKSWGSLIGSERFIKKHHQNSLNNPSFPQQRVIIQKNMVEWPMQCSLLSILSGPTNTIPLSPLTVPTNTTVPGCQIVGSCNGLLCIVNDQNIIFQLWNPSTRISKKLPEISNPNSDVCNFGFGWVESTNEYKVFVLVVDYYDNSKVGKVYSSKTKSWKTIELSYDLVYCSLGGVFAGGKLYWMNERDKVIIFWDLKSEVFGRIELPFDQEVYEKIGLLGGFLCVLCFNDQIKSFRVWVMKESWEKVVTLSHLLELLQPPLVKGLYGDILVNCGSTMVVYNCRDNVFRRLKYRSCCQRVTGFCIHKYRLHCVYVESLLSPEDL; from the coding sequence ATGAATGAGAAGAAAGTTCAGCAATTTCTTTCAAGAAGTGCTAGAATAGgcgggagaagaagaagaagaggacaaagaagaagaaatcagCAATCTTTCCATCTTCCAGAACAAATCATCGAAGAAATACTGTCGAGAATTGCGGTGAAATCACTGTTGAGATTAAGGTGCGTTTCGAAATCATGGGGCTCTTTAATTGGCAGTGAAAGATTCATAAAAAAACACCACCAAAATTCGTTGAACAACCCTTCTTTCCCCCAACAAAGGGTTATTATACAGAAGAATATGGTTGAATGGCCTATGCAATGTTCTCTGTTGTCGATTTTGAGTGGACCAACAAATACTATCCCTTTATCTCCTTTAACTGTTCCAACGAATACTACTGTGCCGGGATGTCAAATTGTGGGGAGCTGTAATGGGCTGCTCTGCATTGTCAATGatcaaaatataatatttcaGTTGTGGAACCCATCCACTAGAATCTCCAAGAAACTGCCAGAAATTTCTAATCCCAACTCTGATGTTTGCAATTTTGGGTTTGGTTGGGTTGAATCGACTAATGAGTATAAGGTGTTTGTGCTTGTGGTTGATTATTATGATAACTCCAAGGTTGGTAAAGTTTATAGTTCAAAGACAAAATCGTGGAAAACAATTGAGCTCTCCTATGATTTAGTTTACTGTTCGCTAGGAGGGGTGTTTGCAGGTGGGAAGCTTTACTGGATGAACGAACGTGATAAAGTTATTATTTTCTGGGACTTGAAGAGTGAGGTGTTTGGAAGGATTGAGCTTCCCTTTGATCAAGAGGTGTATGAAAAGATTGGTTTGCTTGGTGGTTTCCTTTGTGTGCTATGTTTTAATGATCAAATCAAAAGCTTTCGAGTTTGGGTTATGAAGGAGTCTTGGGAGAAAGTGGTGACTCTTTCTCATCTTCTTGAGCTTCTTCAACCACCATTGGTGAAAGGTCTATATGGAGACATTTTGGTAAATTGTGGATCCACTATGGTGGTTTATAATTGTCGAGATAATGTGTTCCGCCGCCTCAAGTATCGTTCCTGTTGTCAGCGGGTTACTGGGTTCTGCATCCACAAGTATCGTCTACATTGTGTCTATGTTGAAAGTTTACTCTCGCCAGAAGATTTATGA